Proteins encoded within one genomic window of Pongo pygmaeus isolate AG05252 chromosome 4, NHGRI_mPonPyg2-v2.0_pri, whole genome shotgun sequence:
- the CD180 gene encoding CD180 antigen isoform X2, translated as MNLTFLDLTRCQINWIHEDTFQSHHQLSTLVLTGNPLIFMAETSLNGPKSLKHLFLIQTGISNLEFIPVHNLENLESLYLGSNHISSIKFPKDFPARNLKVLDFQNNAIHHLSREDMRSLEQATNLSLNFNGNNVKGIELGAFDSTVFQSLNFGGTPNLSVIFNGLQNSTTQSLWLGTFEDIGDEDISSAMLKGLCEMSVESLNLQKHHFSDISSTTFQCFTQIQELDLTATHLKGLPSGIKGLNLLKKLVLSVNHFDQLCQISAANFPSLTHLYIRGNVKKLDLGVGCLEKLGNLQTLDLSHNDIEASDCCSLQLKNLSHLHTLNLSHNEPLGLQSQAFKECPQLELLDLAFTRLHINAPQSPFQNLHFLQVLNLTYCFLDTSNQHLLAGLPVLRHLNLKGNHFQDGTITRTNLLQTMDSLEVLILSSCGLLSIDRQAFHSLGKMSHVDLSHNSLTCDSIDSLSHLKGIYLNLAANNINIISPHLLPILSQQSTINLSHNPLDCTCSNIHFLTWYKENLHKLEGLEETTCANPPSLRGVKLSDVKLSCGITAIGIFFLIVFLLLLAILLFFAVKYLLRWKYQHI; from the coding sequence ACACTTTTCAAAGCCATCATCAATTGAGCACACTTGTGTTAACTGGAAATCCCCTGATATTCATGGCAGAAACATCGCTTAATGGGCCCAAGTCACTGAAGCATCTTTTCTTAATCCAAACGGGAATATCCAATCTTGAGTTTATTCCAGTGCACAATCTGGAAAACTTGGAAAGCTTGTATCTTGGAAGCAACCATATTTCCTCCATTAAGTTCCCCAAAGACTTCCCAGCACGGAATCTGAAAGTACTAGATTTTCAGAATAATGCTATACACCACCTCTCTAGAGAAGACATGAGGTCTCTGGAGCAGGCCACCAACCTAAGTCTGAACTTCAATGGCAATAATGTTAAAGGTATTGAGCTTGGGGCTTTTGATTCAACAGTCTTCCAAAGTTTGAACTTTGGAGGAACTCCAAATTTGTCTGTTATATTCAATGGTCTGCAGAACTCTACTACTCAGTCTCTCTGGCTGGGAACATTTGAGGACATTGGTGATGAAGACATTAGTTCAGCCATGCTCAAGGGACTCTGTGAAATGTCTGTTGAGAGCCTCAACCTGCAGAAACACCACTTCTCTGACATCTCATCCACCACATTTCAGTGCTTCACCCAAATCCAGGAATTGGATCTGACAGCAACTCACTTGAAAGGGCTACCCTCTGGGATTAAGGGTCTGAACTTGCTCAAGAAATTAGTTCTCAGTGTAAATCATTTTGACCAATTGTGTCAAATCAGTGCTGCCAATTTCCCCTCCCTTACACACCTCTACATCAGAGGCAACGTGAAGAAACTTGACCTTGGTGTTGGCTGCTTGGAGAAACTAGGAAACCTTCAGACACTTGATTTAAGCCATAATGACATAGAGGCTTCTGACTGCTGCAGTCTGCAACTCAAAAACCTGTCCCACTTGCACACTTTAAACCTGAGCCACAATGAGCCTCTTGGTCTCCAGAGTCAGGCATTCAAAGAATGTCCTCAGCTAGAACTCCTCGATTTGGCGTTTACCCGCTTACACATTAATGCTCCACAAAGTCCCTTCCAAAACCTCCATTTCCTTCAGGTTCTGAATCTCACTTACTGCTTCCTTGATACCAGCAATCAGCATCTTCTAGCAGGTCTACCAGTTCTCCGGCATCTCAACTTAAAAGGGAATCACTTTCAAGATGGGACTATCACGAGGACCAACCTACTTCAGACCATGGACAGCTTGGAGGTTCTGATTTTATCCTCCTGTGGTCTCCTCTCTATAGACCGGCAAGCATTCCACAGCTTGGGAAAAATGAGCCACGTAGACTTAAGCCACAACAGCCTGACATGCGACAGCATTGATTCTCTTAGCCATCTTAAGGGAATCTACCTCAATCTGGCTGCCAACAACATTAACATCATCTCACCCCATCTCCTCCCCATCTTGTCCCAGCAGAGCACCATTAATTTAAGTCATAACCCCCTGGACTGCACTTGCTCGAATATTCATTTCTTAACATGGTACAAAGAAAACCTGCACAAACTTGAAGGCTTGGAGGAGACCACGTGTGCAAACCCGCCATCTCTAAGGGGAGTTAAGCTATCTGATGTCAAGCTGTCCTGTGGGATTACAGCCATaggcattttctttcttatagtatttttattattgttggcTATTCTGCTGTTTTTTGCAGTTAAATACCTTCTCAGGTGGAAATACCAACAC